In one Trichoplusia ni isolate ovarian cell line Hi5 chromosome 20 unlocalized genomic scaffold, tn1 tig00002067_group19, whole genome shotgun sequence genomic region, the following are encoded:
- the LOC113506586 gene encoding ribosome biogenesis protein BOP1 homolog yields the protein MPPFRSGLLKRKSSNKESNSSDSEKVPDQSDEGSGDEELIQGALNGEDDATDSEHEEESGAASDQEQDAVLFDDSADSTFGDDEQVDNDSEGSSDLTDSEEESGDENDGSSETDEESVDSGAESGAVQTPSGVSDASDTEKKDTKQKPRKTRQAKPKSETTEASIDRLADTIGKASVKTQPVEKKDEYESGDTSDEEDRRTTVGDVPMWWYNEYPHVGYDLDARQVLRPPQRDHIDDFLKKCEDPDFWRTVRDPNTGQDVVLSKQDLELIRRLREGHVPDPTHDEYQPWVEWFSREVLATPLRAFPEHKRSFLPSRSEQQQIGRIVHALKMGWTKTRKQLAEERRKKREKQFYNLWGSSEADPAQRGLQRHIPAPRRALPGHAESYNPPPEYLLDKQEMKEWDKLSETPWKRKYTFLPTRHSSLRAVPAYERYTRERFLRCLDLYLAPRAIKMRLTITADDLVPKLPSPRDLQPFPTTEVLQFKGHTELVRSVDFDPTGQYIVSGGDDGTVRVWECSSGRCLRTLRAGAGAGAGVARVGWAPSAALALVAAAAGRALLLLAPGAPAVAARLAERTDRLLEAAPPQHDVTVDERTSSCAQWQHVAPEQWAQGVRISIQHFKPITHLAWHARGDYVCVTLAEAASRAVVVHQLSRRRSQLPFSRNKGLVQCALFHPTRPQLFVATQRVVRVYDLVKQELVRKLLTGAQWISNMAVHPGGDNLLVSSYDRKCIWFDLELSSKPYQTLRLHGGAVRSVAFHRRYPLFASAGDDDKIVVSHGMVYNDLLQNPLLVPLKQLRAGGRRSELCVLDLRWHPAQAWLLAACADHTLRLYA from the exons atgCCTCCTTTTAGAAGTGGTTTGCTTAAGAGAAAATCTAGTAATAAGGAATCAAATTCTAGTGATTCAGAAAAGGTACCAGATCAA tCTGACGAAGGTTCAGGAGATGAAGAGTTAATTCAAGGAGCACTTAACGGTGAAGACGACGCCACAGACTCTGAACATGAGGAAGAGAGTGGAGCTGCGTCCGATCAAGAACAggat gCGGTGTTATTTGATGACAGCGCAGACTCGACATTTGGAGATGATGAACAAGTAGACAATGATTCAGAAGGGTCCTCA GACCTCACTGACTCAGAAGAAGAATCAGGAGATGAAAATGATGGTAGCAGTGAAACTGACGAAGAGAGTGTGGATAGCGGAGCTGAGTCTGGAGCTGTACAAACTCCATCAGGTGTGAGTGATGCTAGTGACACAGAGAAAAAGGATACCAAACAGAAACCTAGGAAAACTAGGCAGGCTAAACCAAAGTCAGAAACTACTGAGGCCAGCATAGACAGGCTAGCTGATACTATTGGGAAAGCAAGTGTTAAAACACAACCTGTTGAAAAAAAAG ATGAGTACGAGTCGGGCGACACGTCGGACGAGGAGGACCGGCGCACGACGGTGGGCGACGTGCCCATGTGGTGGTACAACGAGTACCCGCACGTCGGGTACGACCTGGACGCGCGTCAGGTGCTGCGCCCGCCGCAACGGGACCACATCGACGACTTCCTCAA GAAATGTGAGGACCCAGATTTTTGGCGGACTGTTCGCGACCCTAACACTGGGCAAGATGTAGTGTTGAGTAAGCAGGACCTTGAGCTTATCCGCCGGCTGCGAGAGGGCCATGTGCCGGATCCCACACACGACGAGTACCAG CCATGGGTAGAGTGGTTCAGTCGCGAGGTGTTAGCTACACCGCTGCGCGCTTTCCCCGAGCACAAGCGTTCATTCTTGCCGTCGCGGTCTGAACAACAGCAGATCGGCCGCATCGTGCACGCGCTCAAAATGGGCTGGACCAAAACTAGGAAACAACTCGCCGAGGAACGAAGAAAGAAAAGA GAAAAGCAGTTCTACAACCTGTGGGGCTCCTCGGAGGCGGACCCCGCGCAGCGCGGACTGCAGCGACACATCcctgcgccgcgccgcgccctaCCCGGACACGCCGAGAGCTACAACCCGCCGCCCGAGTACCTGCTGGACAAGCAAGAG ATGAAGGAGTGGGACAAGCTGAGCGAGACTCCGTGGAAGCGCAAGTACACGTTCCTGCCGACGCGGCACTCCAGCCTGCGCGCAGTGCCCGCCTACGAGCGGTACACGCGCGAGCGCTTCCTGCGCTGCCTCGACCTCTACCTGGCGCCGCGAGCCATCAAGATGCGG CTGACGATCACGGCGGACGACCTGGTACCGAAGTTGCCGTCGCCGCGGGACCTGCAGCCGTTCCCGACGACGGAGGTGTTGCAGTTCAAGGGGCACACGGAGCTGGTGCGCTCCGTGGACTTCGACCCCACCGGGCAGTACATCGTGTCGGGCGGGGACGACGGCACCGTGCGAG TGTGGGAGTGCAGCTCGGGGCGCTGCCTGCGCACGCTGCGCGcgggggcgggcgcgggcgcgggcgtgGCGCGCGTGGGCTGGGCGCCCAGCGCGGCGCTGGCgctggtggcggcggcggcggggcgcgcgctgctgctgctggcgccGGGCGCGCCCGCCGTGGCCGCGCGCCTGGCCGAGCGCACCGACCGCCTGCTGGAGGCCGCGCCGCCGCAACACGACGTCACCG TGGACGAGCGCACGTCGAGCTGCGCGCAGTGGCAGCACGTGGCGCCGGAGCAGTGGGCGCAGGGCGTGCGCATCTCTATACAACACTTCAAGCCCATCACGCAC CTGGCGTGGCACGCGCGCGGCGACTACGTGTGCGTGACGCTGGCCGAGGCCGCGTCGCGCGCCGTGGTCGTGCACCAGCTGTCGCGGCGCCGCAGCCAGCTGCCCTTCTCCCGCAACAAGGGGCTCGTGCAGTGCGCGCTCTTCCACCCCACGCGCCCGCAGCTCTTCGTGGCC ACGCAACGGGTAGTCCGCGTGTACGACCTGGTGAAGCAAGAGTTGGTGCGCAAGCTGCTGACGGGCGCGCAGTGGATCAGCAACATGGCCGTGCACCCCGGCGGGGACAACCTGCTCGTCAGCTCCTACGACAGGAAGTGCATATG GTTCGACCTGGAGCTGTCGTCCAAGCCGTACCAGACGCTGCGGCTGCACGGCGGCGCGGTCCGCAGCGTGGCCTTCCACCGCCGCTACCCGCTGTTCGCGTCCGCCGGCGACGACGACAAGATCGTCGTGTCGCACGGAATGGTCTACAA CGACCTGCTGCAGAACCCGCTGCTGGTCCCGCTGAAGCAGCTGCGCGCGGGCGGGCGGCGCAGCGAGCTGTGCGTGCTGGACCTGCGCTGGCACCCGGCGCAGGCGTGGCTGCTGGCCGCCTGCGCCGACCACACGCTGCGGCTCTACGCCTAG
- the LOC113506588 gene encoding bolA-like protein 3 produces the protein MFRNLVKIFEPIKNHISRTAVGSTVGGAQNGSAFERNSVTKEQQLSEALKRSLPGITFISVEDISGGCGAMFEVSVEAKEFIGLSRVKQHRLVTESLKSEIAEMHGIRIHTTPTPADK, from the exons atgtttcgTAACTTGGTGAAGATCTTCGAACCTATCAAAAATCACATT TCTCGCACTGCAGTGGGCAGCACGGTTGGCGGAGCGCAGAATGGTTCTGCTTTCGAGCGCAACAGTGTAACCAAAGAGCAGCAACTGTCGGAAGCTCTTAAGCGCTCGCTGCCCGGCATCACGTTTATAAGCGTCGAGGATATTTCTGGAGGATGTGGTGCAATGTTTGAG GTGAGTGTAGAAGCTAAAGAATTTATTGGATTATCCCGTGTTAAACAGCATCGCCTTGTTACTGAGTCCCTAAAGAGTGAAATAGCCGAGATGCATGGTATACGAATACATACCACACCAACACCAGCTGACAAATAA